AGAGGTGTATATCCCTATTGACGGGACAGATTTGAAAAAGATCTGGGATAAATTAAAAATGCACATGCCTGTTTTTAATTTGTTTGCAGTAGACAGGGAAAATCTGGACAGAGATTCTGAGCTACAAGATCCTCTTAAAAGTAGGATAAAAGAAATATTCTATAGAGAGGATGTCTTAAACAGATTAAATGAAGTTTCAGAGGAGATTGACAATGAAATCAGAGCATTTGCGGAGAACACAATTGAGATGTTTAGGTTACTGACTAAAAATGAAACAGAAATCACTCCGTCTATACCGTCTACAGAGGATTTGAGATGGGATTGTGTATATAAAAACATCGGATTTAACACAGAAGACGATATACCTATGAATAAAAGGGGTAGTGGTTTCAGAAGGCTTGTTCTTTTGAGCTCTCTCATTGCAAGAATAAAGGAAGAGGTAGATAATGAAGTAAATGTAATTTATGCAATAGAGGAACCTGAATCTTCTTTGCATCCAAAATGGCAGAAAAGACTTGTAAAGGCTCTTATAGAGTTAGCAGAAAGAGAAAAGTATCAGTTTTTTTTAACCACTCACAGCCCCAATATGATGCGCATCTTTGAAATAGAGTGTATAAAATATGTCGAAAGAGATTCTGAGGGATCCAAGGTTTACGATTTTAATGAAGATGTAGGAACTAAGATTATAAAAACAATGGGTCTTCTTCCAGATATAGGCAAAGTTGTTGTATGTGTTGAAGGCCCAACTGACAAGGACTTCCTTTTGAATATTAATCAAAATATTGAAGAACTAAAAAGTATTATAGACTTGGAAAAAGAGATGGAAGCTGGAACTCTAACGATTATGCCAATGAATGGATCTCGTCTCAAAGATTGGATTGTCAGTCGCGTTCTAGAAAATACAAATGCTCTTGAATTTCATTTATATGATAGTGATAGAGGTAGCGACAATGAAAATCAGTATCTTGAGGCTATTGAGAAAGTCAATCAAAGGGGAGATGGATCTTATGGAACTCTTACAGAACTACGCGAGATAGAAAATTATGTCCCAAAGGATGTAATCGAGGAGTGTTTTGGAATTGAGCTCGATCCTAGTGATGATTGGGGTGAGGATATTCCAGAACTGCTGATTAGTAAAGGCGTAAATATGGAGAAGAAAGCTATAAAGAATAAAATTTGCAACCAATGCTGTAAAGAGATTAGAAAAGATCATCTCACGAGAATGGGAACATGGAATGAAATCGAAGGATGGTTTTTGAAAATAAGGGATATGATGGAAAGATGT
Above is a genomic segment from Methanothermobacter sp. containing:
- a CDS encoding ATP-binding protein, translating into MKISKISFENFRSFRNSNVNISDLNVFMGKNDQGKSSILEGLDVFFYDGKGSIKATKDDLNKDAVSEGINEFAIGVQFEEFPDPIIIDETNETSLKEEYLLNKDGKLEIWKRFKNGNLSSTQIKCYHPCNDEFLCALITKKIGELRDFIDEHGLVVSDRRKAAEMRKAIRDYFSKRDGRLIFKEVYIPIDGTDLKKIWDKLKMHMPVFNLFAVDRENLDRDSELQDPLKSRIKEIFYREDVLNRLNEVSEEIDNEIRAFAENTIEMFRLLTKNETEITPSIPSTEDLRWDCVYKNIGFNTEDDIPMNKRGSGFRRLVLLSSLIARIKEEVDNEVNVIYAIEEPESSLHPKWQKRLVKALIELAEREKYQFFLTTHSPNMMRIFEIECIKYVERDSEGSKVYDFNEDVGTKIIKTMGLLPDIGKVVVCVEGPTDKDFLLNINQNIEELKSIIDLEKEMEAGTLTIMPMNGSRLKDWIVSRVLENTNALEFHLYDSDRGSDNENQYLEAIEKVNQRGDGSYGTLTELREIENYVPKDVIEECFGIELDPSDDWGEDIPELLISKGVNMEKKAIKNKICNQCCKEIRKDHLTRMGTWNEIEGWFLKIRDMMERCRR